In Bifidobacterium adolescentis ATCC 15703, the sequence GTCATGGCGGCATGCGACACTCCGATTTTTTAGAAAACGTTTACCGGTTATTTTTCAGTGCAGGAAAGCGTGAAGCACAGGCCAGCGGCACATGCTTTTCCCTCGTGCGGAGAGCCTCCTCGGATATCCACGAGCAAGCGGACCGAATCAAGCCGTCAACCATCCACAAGCAAGACGGCAAAAAGAAAGCCGGCGGAGAGAAAGCCGCCGGCTGAGAGAGAAGAGAGAAGAAGGGTTCAGTTATGGGATTCCAAAGGAATCTCGCCAACAGCCGCAACCGTTGACATGGTCTATATAACCGCCCGACCCTTGGAGGAACGATGTGCGTTCCTGTCAATTCCCTGAGAATTTCGTAGCGGAAATGTCACGACGGTGCGAATTCGGGGGTTTATCCCACTGAATATCGCCCCAACGGCCTTCCTGCAGCTTGTTCAGCGCGGCAACAGACGATCGCACGGCATCCGCCATACGGACACCGTCATGAGACACCGCTATACGACGCCGTACACTCACACGCAATCGTGCGTCTCACTCAGCGAATTTGTCGACGCGGCGATCGTAGGTCAGCAGGCCGTTGAGCTCTTCCTCCACGTCGGAAACCTGCGTATACACGTATCCCGCAAGTCCGCGCGATTCCAGTGCGGCCGCGGAGGCGAGCACGGAACGCACGGCGGCCCGCCAATCGTCGATCGAATCGTATTCACCGTAACCGTAGGCGCGCGACACCGCCGCATGCTCCGGTACGAGCTGCGCCAATCCGCCGAATTCCGAAATCACGAACGCGCGTACGCCGTGTCGTGCGACCGGCAGCACCACGTAATGCGCGGCCCTGCGGCGACGGCGGTGCTTCTTCTCGAATTCGGCCACGTATCCGCGCAACGGACCCTTATCCGGGTAGATTTCCAGCGGACGAAAATAGTTGTGCACGCTGTGGTAATCGCCACAATGCTGGTCGTACCAGCCGCTGGTCGCGTCAATCGGACGGGTCGGGTCGAGCGCGTGGATGCGTTCGGTTGCGTCGCACGCGTCGAATTGGCCCCAGCCTTCGTTGAACAGCGTCCACGTCACGATGGAGGGGTGCCCGCCGAGCATGTGCACCATCGCGTCGCACGTACGCGACCAATCGCGCCGGTAGATCGGGTCGTCCGCGCCGAGCGCCGTGAAATGTTTGGCGGTGTCGTCGCGGAATTTGTTCCATGTGGAGCGGATGAGCGTCGGCTTACGATTCGTGGTCCACGCATTGTATTCGCCGTCCGTGCCGCCGCCGGACACCGCGTCCTGCCAGACGAGCATGCCGAGGCGGTCGCAATGGTAGTACCAGCGGGCCGACTCGATTTTGATGTGCTTGCGCAGCATGTTGAAACCGGCGTTTTTCATGGCCGTGATGTCATGCGTCAGCGCCTCGTCGTCGGGCGCGGTCATGAGACCGTCCGGCCAGTAGCCTTGGTCGAGCACGCCTTTGACGAAGAGCGGCTTGCCGTTGAGATGGAAGCGCGCCACCCCCTTCGTATCCGGTTTGATTTCGACGGAACGGAACGCGCAGTAGGAACTTACGACATCCATCGGCTGCGATTGCACGACCGCCGCATCACCCGCCGTTTCCGCGGGTTTCGCCGACCCGTATCGCAATTCGGCCCGCACGTCATACAGATACGGATCGGCCGGCGACCACAGATGTTCGGCAGCTGTTGCGATTTCCGCACGCACCTTGCGCACACCCGCCGGCAGCGTCTCATCCGCCACCACCGTGCCGTCCGCAGGGTCGGTGACGACGATGTGCAGTTTCGCGTTCGGCTTGTCGCCGCCGATTTCCGCGCGGACGAACAACTTGCCGTCGGATGCCCCCTTGAGTGTCAGCGTGCGCAGGTAGGCTTCCGGCACGATTTCCAGCCAGACGCTTTGCCAAATGCCGCTTTGCGCGGTGTACCAGATGCCTTCGCGCTCGATTTTCTGCTTGCCGCGCAACTGCGTGCCCGAATCGTTCGGATCGTAGACACACAGCGCGATTTCAAACGCGTCATCAGGGTCGATAAATGCCGAAATATCGACGTCGAACGGCAGGTAGCCGCCGACGTGCGTGCCCGCGAGCTGGCCGTTGACATAGCAGGCACAGACATAATCGACCGCTTCGAAATGCAGGATGAGGCGATTCGCGTCGCCGATTTGCCGGACCGTTTCCTCTCCGCCGAGCGTGACGGGATGCACGACGGTGCGGTACCACAGCAGGTTGTCGGGGTAAATGGTCTGGTGCACGCCGGACAGCGCGGATTCCGGCGAGAACGGTACGAGGATCTTGCCGTCGAACGTTTGCGGAATGGCGGTTTCCTTGACTGCGCGGACCGCTTCGTCGCGGGTCAGCATCGCCGCCGTTTTGCGCCATTTCGGCGCGGTCTCATCTTCCGGAATGGACACGATCGCGTAATCCCACCAGCCATTGAGCATGGTGCAGTTGTCGCGTACCATGGTCGGGCGCGGGTGCTCGCCGAGTATGGGGGTACGACCCTCGTCCAGCGTGCGTTCGCCTTCCTCGGCGGGATTGAACGCCTTGTTGCCGGCGCGGGCGGATAGCCATTCGTGCTCGATTCGTTCACCCCACGGCGTCCACAACTGCTGCAGCGGCTCACGGGAACGCATTTTCGTAGGCGCGGCCTTCAGTACGCGTTTGATATCCAGCATGGAGAGCCCCTTCCTGCAGCTTTGCACGTCTCTGCGTTTTATTGTACTGAGCGGCTTGCGTTTTTTAACGATTCGTACCGCGGTTTGAAGTACCGTCTTGCGACACCCCGCCAAGACCAGCTGAAAAATCGCACGCATTTCTACCCAAAACAATGCGAAAGCAACCGGAACATACCTACGACAAGGATGCGGTCGGTCGTATATGCGTTGTAAGGCCATAGGCTTGGCCGAACGGCCTTGAGTGTGCCGTCAACGCATACCTCGACCGGCCGCCGGGCCCGCCAATCGCACAAAACGTCGCACAGGTGGAAACGTGATACGGGAATGAGACGCTGAAACGGCACAAAATGTCGCACGACTTCGATTTTTCGGCACTTTTTTCAAGTCATGCGACACGGCAATCAAAACAAATACCCCCTAACCGCCATTTTCCGGTCATTTTGACCTAAAAACAGCAGTTAGGGGGCACTTATCGCACCGCAGCTGTCGCACGACTTGAAGAAATCGTCCAAAAATCAAAGTCGTGCGACGCGTACGGGGGTTATGCGACGGAATCAGCCTTCCAGCTTCGCCTTTTCGGCGGCGAGACGGGCGGCCTCGGCTTCGCGGCGGGCCTTCAGCTCGGCATCGAAGCGGGCGAGCTCCTCTTCGACGGCCTCCGGCGGAATCTTCGCGAAGATCGGGTGCGGCTTCGGCACCGAGGTGCCGGCCACGATCGGCTCGGAAGCCCACGGATGCACGGTTTCGCCCAGCTTGTAGTCGCCCGTGATGATCGGGTACGTGAAGCCCGGCTTGTCGAGATCCTCGACCTCTTCGAGGCGCGGCAGCGGCGAGAAGACGCCGGTTCCGCCGAGGGCCTCCCACACCTTCTGTGCGGAGTGCGGCAGGAACGGGGCCAGCAGGTGGTTGGCGTCGGACACGGCCTGGGCGGCGGTGTGCAGCACGGTGCCAAGGCGGGCCGGATTGTCCTTGATCTTCCACGGTTCGGTGGCGGAGATGTACTTGTTGATGTCGCCGACCACGCGCATCGCTTCGGACAGCGCGTTCTTCTGGCGGTGATTCTCGATGAGTCCGCCGACGGTTTCGAACGCGGCCTTGGTTTCGGCCAGCAGCGCACGGTCCTCGTCGGTGGCGGAAGCCTCGTCGAACGCCGGAATCTCACCGAAGTTCTTGTTGATGAGGTTGGCCACGCGGTTCACCAGGTTGCCCCAGGAAGCGGCGAGCTCCTCATTGTTGTGGCGCACGAACTCAGCCCAAGTGAAGTCGGAATCGGAGCTTTCCGGTCCGGCCACGGAGATGTAGTAGCGCACGGCGTCCACGGGGTAACGGGCGAGGATGTCCTTCACGTAGATGACGATGCCGCGGGAGGACGAGAACTTCTTGCCTTCCATGGTCATGAACTCGGAGGCCACGACCTGCTCCGGCATGTTCAGCGGACCGAGCTTGCCGGTTTCGCCGCCCTTGGAGCCCTGGCCGTTGTAGGCCAGCATTTCGGACGGCCAGATCTGGGAGTGGAACGTGATGTTGTCCTTGCCCATGAAGTAGTAGCCCGGGGTGGTCGGATCGTTCCACCATGCGCGCCATGCCTCCGGGTCGCCCTTGCGTCGGGCCCATTCGATGGATGCGGACAAGTAGCCGATCACGGCGTCGAACCACACGTACAGCTTCTTGTTCGGGTTGTCGATCCAGCCCTTGACCGGCACCGGAATACCCCAGTCGATGTCACGCGTGATGGCGCGCGGCTTGACTTCCTTGAACAGGCCGATGGAGAAGTTGATGACGTTGGTGCGCCAGCCTTCACGGGTCTTGAGCCACGCGAGATTGGCTTCGGCGAGCGCCGGCAGGTCGAGGAAGAAGTGTTCGGTTTCCTCGAAGCGCGGGGTTTCGCCGTTGATCTTGGATACGGGGTTGAGCAGCTCGTCCGGGTCGAGTTCGTTGCCGCAGGCGTCGCACTGGTCGCCACGGGCTCCGTCGGCGCCGCAGATCGGGCAGGTGCCTTCGATGTAGCGGTCCGGCAGGGTGCGTCCGGTGGACGGGGAGATGGCGACTTTCTGGGTGCCCTTGTAGATGTAGCCGTTTTCGAGGCACTGTTTGAACAGTTCCTGCACGACCTTTTCGTGATTGCCGGTGGTGGTGCGGGTGAACAGATCGTAGCTCAGGCCGAGATCGCATAGGTCCTTGGCGATCACGCGGTTGTAGCGGTTGGCGAGCTCCTGCGCGCTCACGCCTTCCTTGTCGGCTTCCACCAGGATTGGGGTGCCGTGCTCGTCGGTGCCGGACACCATCAGCACGTCATTGCCCTTCATGCGCTCGTAGCGCGCGTACACGTCGGACGGCACGCCGAAGCCGGCGACGTGGCCGATATGACGGGGGCCGTTGGCATACGGCCATGCAACATTCACCAAAATATGACTCATGGTGCCCGATTATACAAAGCGCCATATCCCGTGTTTTCGGCGCATTCCGATTGGCGGAAGACGGGCGGATGGGGTCGATGACGTTCTCGCAGACCGGCCTGCATCAGGCTACGGTAGTCCACAAGGTTATCCACATTGTTGTATCACGCAACAATCATCGTCCACTTATCCACTTTTTTCGCGAAGCCGGTGGCACGCCGCTTTCCGTATCAGCTACGGTACCCCGCATGGACACCTCCCCTCCCCTTTTGGGCGACGCCGACCTGCCCGGCCCCATTTGTTTGAATCGTTTGCATTCCCTAGGCGTGGTATGCAAACTTGACAACGACAACGCCTACTCGTATCACGATTCGCGCACGCTGTACGGCCGCGCCAGCATCATCTCAACGCTGATGCCGAGCCGTTCCGTGGCGTGCGCCGGCACCGCTGCGTGGGTGTGGTTGGGTGGCATGTTTCCCAACACGATCGACATCATTTCAAAAGCGCATTACCGAACGGCGAGGTACGGTCGCAAAGTCAGCGTTTTCAACCGACAGGCGCCCGACAAGCATGTCACCGACGTCGGCCCGATCACCGTCACCACGCCCACACGCACCGCATGCGACCTTGCCATGAACTGCACGCCGGAAACGCAGTCGCCGGTCACGGAAATCGTATGCATGCTCATGCAGGAATTCCGGTTCCGCCCCGACGATTGCCTGCAGGTCATGCAGGAGGCCACCCATATTCGCAACGCGCCACGGGCACGCCAGTTTTTCCGGACGATTGACGGAAAGCAGTGACGGATATGCGCGAATCGCAACGGCCGTCGGAAAAACCACGGCAGACGGGACAGACGCGGCAAGCGTCGGCAAAGTCGCGGCGCACGGCAAGCAAGAGATATGAAGAGCGCGCGAAACGTAGCAAACGTCATGGGCAACGACATGAACAGCATGGACACCATGGCAAACGCCACGAACGACGTCGCGCGCCGCCGAAATATCAGCCGCACGCGCGGCAGCGGGCATTAGTCGAACCGCCTGCGCCGCCAATCGAATTGACGCCGTTGGTGGCGTGCAGCGCCGACACCGCGCAAGATGTGCTGTGGCATATCGCGGAATATGCGCCGCGATTGCGCAAGTGGCTGGTCGCCAATCCTTCGGCGACACCGGCGATGTTGGAATATCTTGCGCAGGTCGGCGGGCCGGGTGTGCCCGAAGCGCTGCGGATATTGCTGAAATCGTTGGAAATGAACGGTTCCGGAAGCGATCAGCCCTTCATCGCAAGCACGGCATTGTAGACCTGCTTGCGATTGGCGAGCGAGCCGTCAGACAGCGGATGTTCGGCGACGACCTGTGAAATCGCGTCCTTGATACGCAGGTTGTCTTCCTGCGCGCGATCAACGGACAGCACCGCCAGATCCTCGATGGACAGCGTTGCGGGCGCAGCCGCGTCGGCCTCCTCTTCGGAAGCGCCGGCGATGACGAGCACCATTTCGCCACGCGGCGGATCGTCGACGACGCTTTGGCGGATTTCGGCGATGGTGCCACGGCGGATCTGCTCGTAATCCTTGGTCAGCTCGCGACACAACGCCATTTTGCGATTCGGTCCGAGCACGTCAAGCAGGTCGGCCATGGATTCGTCGATGCGGTGCAGGGTTTCGTAGAAGACGATGGTGCGACGTTCCGATTTGAGCGCGCGCAGGTGCTGCACACGTTCGCTGTGCTTGCGCGGCAGGAAGCCTTCGTAGCAGAAGCGGTCGGTCGGCAGGCCGGACAGGCACAGCGCGTCGAGCACGGCGGACGGGCCGGGAGCGCAGGTGACGGGCAGGCCGCGTTCGATGGCGCGGCGGACGATCGCCAGTCCCGGATCGTTGATGGTGGGCATGCCCGCGTCGGATACGACGAGCACGGTGGCGCC encodes:
- a CDS encoding glycoside hydrolase family 2 protein; translated protein: MLDIKRVLKAAPTKMRSREPLQQLWTPWGERIEHEWLSARAGNKAFNPAEEGERTLDEGRTPILGEHPRPTMVRDNCTMLNGWWDYAIVSIPEDETAPKWRKTAAMLTRDEAVRAVKETAIPQTFDGKILVPFSPESALSGVHQTIYPDNLLWYRTVVHPVTLGGEETVRQIGDANRLILHFEAVDYVCACYVNGQLAGTHVGGYLPFDVDISAFIDPDDAFEIALCVYDPNDSGTQLRGKQKIEREGIWYTAQSGIWQSVWLEIVPEAYLRTLTLKGASDGKLFVRAEIGGDKPNAKLHIVVTDPADGTVVADETLPAGVRKVRAEIATAAEHLWSPADPYLYDVRAELRYGSAKPAETAGDAAVVQSQPMDVVSSYCAFRSVEIKPDTKGVARFHLNGKPLFVKGVLDQGYWPDGLMTAPDDEALTHDITAMKNAGFNMLRKHIKIESARWYYHCDRLGMLVWQDAVSGGGTDGEYNAWTTNRKPTLIRSTWNKFRDDTAKHFTALGADDPIYRRDWSRTCDAMVHMLGGHPSIVTWTLFNEGWGQFDACDATERIHALDPTRPIDATSGWYDQHCGDYHSVHNYFRPLEIYPDKGPLRGYVAEFEKKHRRRRRAAHYVVLPVARHGVRAFVISEFGGLAQLVPEHAAVSRAYGYGEYDSIDDWRAAVRSVLASAAALESRGLAGYVYTQVSDVEEELNGLLTYDRRVDKFAE
- the metG gene encoding methionine--tRNA ligase, with protein sequence MSHILVNVAWPYANGPRHIGHVAGFGVPSDVYARYERMKGNDVLMVSGTDEHGTPILVEADKEGVSAQELANRYNRVIAKDLCDLGLSYDLFTRTTTGNHEKVVQELFKQCLENGYIYKGTQKVAISPSTGRTLPDRYIEGTCPICGADGARGDQCDACGNELDPDELLNPVSKINGETPRFEETEHFFLDLPALAEANLAWLKTREGWRTNVINFSIGLFKEVKPRAITRDIDWGIPVPVKGWIDNPNKKLYVWFDAVIGYLSASIEWARRKGDPEAWRAWWNDPTTPGYYFMGKDNITFHSQIWPSEMLAYNGQGSKGGETGKLGPLNMPEQVVASEFMTMEGKKFSSSRGIVIYVKDILARYPVDAVRYYISVAGPESSDSDFTWAEFVRHNNEELAASWGNLVNRVANLINKNFGEIPAFDEASATDEDRALLAETKAAFETVGGLIENHRQKNALSEAMRVVGDINKYISATEPWKIKDNPARLGTVLHTAAQAVSDANHLLAPFLPHSAQKVWEALGGTGVFSPLPRLEEVEDLDKPGFTYPIITGDYKLGETVHPWASEPIVAGTSVPKPHPIFAKIPPEAVEEELARFDAELKARREAEAARLAAEKAKLEG
- the rsmI gene encoding 16S rRNA (cytidine(1402)-2'-O)-methyltransferase gives rise to the protein MENLSEQTDAEKAGNAVKQTVKTNIGQIAEIGENAENAEETAQATERAEFGLDGLVADVNIPRGTVVLAATPIGNTGDASARLIALMEGADIVAAEDTRRLYALANRLGIRVPGRVVAYHDHNERDKADGLLDQVEQGATVLVVSDAGMPTINDPGLAIVRRAIERGLPVTCAPGPSAVLDALCLSGLPTDRFCYEGFLPRKHSERVQHLRALKSERRTIVFYETLHRIDESMADLLDVLGPNRKMALCRELTKDYEQIRRGTIAEIRQSVVDDPPRGEMVLVIAGASEEEADAAAPATLSIEDLAVLSVDRAQEDNLRIKDAISQVVAEHPLSDGSLANRKQVYNAVLAMKG